The following is a genomic window from Lysinibacillus sp. G4S2.
TATTGCAAGCCTTGTAGCGTATACGGTTAGTGTAAATTTGGATGTCATGATATTTAGTAAATTTAAGGAAAAGCATGGCAACGGTAAGCTTTGGCTACGAAACAATGCGTCTACGATGGTAAGCCAACTCATCGATACGGCACTATTTATTACGATAGCCTTTTATGGAGTAATGCCATTTAAAGTATTATTAACGTTGTTTATAACACAGTATATGTTTAAATTTTTAGCGTCGATTGTAGCAACGCCACTTGTTTATGGGCTAGTTTACGTTGCGCGAAAATTTGATAAACGCAAAAGCTTTGAGCCATCTCATTACTGAGATGGCTTTTTGATGTGTGCCTTGCCAATTAGATAAGCACTATAAGGTAAAAACGAAATGAGTTTTATAATCAACATACAGACAATCAAGCTCGATAGGAATAGAGTGAGGACTTGGAGAAAGGTTGTAGGTAATTGTGCCGTATATGGAACTAAATATTCTTGAACAAGCCAATGAATCAAAAATATACCAAATGAATATTGACTTACTAAATTAATGATTTTTAGCTTCGGAACAATTTGACCAAATGCTAAAATGCATAAAGTTATTGAAATAATAAATAACATCATATCTAATCGTCTAGAAGTAATTTCAGTGGCACCCAAATAATAGTTTATAGCCAGTATTGATGTTGAAAGAACAACGAAAACTAGCGTAGCCAATTTGTACTTACTAATATTCGATGCAACCCATTGATAATGCATACCGATTAAATAAGCAATTGCAAAATAAGGAAGCCAGCCAACAAATAGTAAACGAACAAGATTATCGTTTTCTATAAAGAATTCAATATCCAACTTTACAAGAGTCATATATATAATACCGAGTGCTAACATAATTGGAGTTAGCCATATGCTTGATAGCTGGTATTTTTTTATGATAAAGAACAGAATGTATAACTGGAAGATTGTCATGACAAACCATCCAGAAAAATCTCCTAAAACAATATGACGATACAGCGAATTCCAAAAGCTTTCATCATAATGAAGTAATGCGTTTACTGCATACAAAACACTAG
Proteins encoded in this region:
- a CDS encoding queuosine precursor transporter, yielding MLYYLNGLFVGFLILANVLAVKVFSIGEWMILPAAAILIIFTYPLIDVICEVYGREAGSRTVRTGLMAQVFAACFIAIAIALPPAQAFAHQKEFEIILGGSMRVIIASLVAYTVSVNLDVMIFSKFKEKHGNGKLWLRNNASTMVSQLIDTALFITIAFYGVMPFKVLLTLFITQYMFKFLASIVATPLVYGLVYVARKFDKRKSFEPSHY
- a CDS encoding acyltransferase, whose protein sequence is MVYEWNVLRAIACLSIVLLHATTNTEIINGYIENPYYQFFRLLLCFATPTFILLSIIILAKRYQVELPAKFLWRRFQFVYIPFVAASVLYAVNALLHYDESFWNSLYRHIVLGDFSGWFVMTIFQLYILFFIIKKYQLSSIWLTPIMLALGIIYMTLVKLDIEFFIENDNLVRLLFVGWLPYFAIAYLIGMHYQWVASNISKYKLATLVFVVLSTSILAINYYLGATEITSRRLDMMLFIISITLCILAFGQIVPKLKIINLVSQYSFGIFLIHWLVQEYLVPYTAQLPTTFLQVLTLFLSSLIVCMLIIKLISFLPYSAYLIGKAHIKKPSQ